Below is a genomic region from Pyrococcus kukulkanii.
TGCTGATTCTCTGTGGTTCAAGCGTCTCAGCTATGGAAACAGATGTTTTGGGATACAAGAGCCCCCTTTATGGAAGGAGAACCGGCCAGTGGCTACTGACGGAGATACCCTTTCCATACATTCGCGAGTTCTTTCCCAGGTATTCTGGAGAGGATTTGGTGAAGGTATGGGGAGTCGTTGGGGGAGTTCCTGAGTACCTGCTCAAGTTAAACCCAGATGATGACTTTGATTCCAATGTCGTTAATAATGTGCTCTCCAAAGGCGCTTTCCTCTATGAGGAAGCTGAAATAGTCTTAAGGGAAGAGCTGAGGGAACCAGCCAATTATTTCGCTATACTCGAGGCCATAGCGAGTGGAAGGAGCAGGTTCGGGGAGATAGTGAATGCCACAGGTTTGGACAAAAGCTTAGTTTCCAAGTACTTAAGCATCCTCCAAAGATTAGGCATAGTGAAAAGGGAGGTTCCAGTTACTTCCACCGCAAAGGAGGCGAGTAAAAGAGGTCTTTACGTGATAAAGGATAATTACTTTGCTTTCTGGTTTAGGTACGTCTTCCCCAACAAGACATACCTAGAGGCTGGGCTGGCCGAGGATGTCTGGAACTCTTCAGGGGAGGACTTCAACGCATACTTAGGCCACGTGTTTGAAGAGCTTGTAAGGAACCCTGAAATATTCGCCAAGATCTCTGGTTTTAGGTTTACGAAGATAGGAAAGTGGTGGCATAGGGGAGAAGAGATTGATGTTGTTGCTCTAAACGAGAGGGAGAAGAAAGCACTGTTCGTGGAAGTCAAGTGGAAGGAGCTTGGGAGAAATGACGTTAGGAGGATACTTACCGAGCTGAAGAGGAAGTCAGAATTAGTTGGTCTTGATGGGTGGGAAAAGGAGTTCGGAGTGATTGCAAAGAAAATTAAGGGAAAG
It encodes:
- a CDS encoding ATP-binding protein, with product MSIQKFVDRERELKFLEERYRSGRAELIIIYGRRRIGKTALLLHFAKDKPHVYFLATEKPYRENLKDFQKLLAEFLGDELFGKVQFRDIDELLMAFSERVSDRVILIIDEFPLLIKHYRPALSLLQKAWDLKLSKTKIMLILCGSSVSAMETDVLGYKSPLYGRRTGQWLLTEIPFPYIREFFPRYSGEDLVKVWGVVGGVPEYLLKLNPDDDFDSNVVNNVLSKGAFLYEEAEIVLREELREPANYFAILEAIASGRSRFGEIVNATGLDKSLVSKYLSILQRLGIVKREVPVTSTAKEASKRGLYVIKDNYFAFWFRYVFPNKTYLEAGLAEDVWNSSGEDFNAYLGHVFEELVRNPEIFAKISGFRFTKIGKWWHRGEEIDVVALNEREKKALFVEVKWKELGRNDVRRILTELKRKSELVGLDGWEKEFGVIAKKIKGKKIKNTWDLGDILG